CTCCGTGGTAGTCACCGGCACCACCACCGAGCAGCCGCTGGACACGCCAAGCGCCACGCAAAGCGGGTTCAAGATCATCCAGCCGTTCACCGTGCAGCCGAACACGCTGGTGGACCTGGTGCTCGACTTCAACGCGTGCAAATCGATCGTCCAGCGCGGCAACGGCACGTTCAGTCTCAAGCCGGTTGTCACCGCGATTCCGATGGTCGTCAGCGGATCGATCACGGGTAACGTCGCGACGGCGCAGGCCGGCGCGCAGGTCTTCGCCGAACAGAACGGGCAAGTCGTGCGCGGCACGGTGGCCGACGGCAATGGGCAATTCGTGCTGTCGCCGCTGGTGCAGAGTTCGACCAATGGCACCTACGATGTGGTGATCGTGGATAACCAGGTCCCCACGGGCCATGCCACGGGCATTATCCGCTCGGTGCCGGTGACGGCCACGCAGACCACGACGATCTCCACCGCCGGCGCACCGTTCACGCTACCGACTTCGGCCACCAGCACGGCTGCCGGCACGACCACCCCGGCCGCGCAGGCGTCACTGCGCGCCTTGCAGACGATCGGCTCGGCATCCTACGAGATCACCTCCACCAACGCGAACCTGGACACCGGCGCCTACTCGCTGGCACTCCCTGCGGCGGCCCCGCTGGTGGGCACGTATGGCACCCCTCTGCCGATCACACTGCAGAGCATCACCGCCGTGGCAGGCAAGTACTCGATTCAGGCAACCTCCGCGGCGGGCGTCACGCAGAACACCCCGGTGAATGTCTCTTCGGCCAATCAATCGGGCATTGACTTCAACTTCTAGTCGATCCGGATAGTCGTCATTCGCACGTCGCCAGTCGCACGGCCGGGCCCGCAAACGAGAAGGGCCCGGTTCATTGCAACCATTCGTAACAAGGCCCAGGTGCGATTGGCACGACATATCACGCCGTGACATGACATCCGGCCATCAGACGATCACGCCGGTGCCGGATCCGCGTATTCGTCGTGCCGCTTCCACCATGGACCCGCCTCGTTGCGCCCTCTCGGCGCGCGGTCGAGCCACTGGTACATCCCCCACAAGCCATCCAGCCCTCGCGCGTACGTAGAGTAGGTGTGATAGATGACGTTGTCCTCGATCACGAACGCGCTCAGGCCTGGCAAGTCTCGCGAGAACGTGGCGGCGTCCGTGCCGCAGGTCGCTGCGAACGTCTTGAGCGGTTCGGGCGGCTGGGCCGTGTCCAGCTTGCGCCGCCCGCGCTCGTAGTTGTATTCGGCATCGCCGGCACGCTGCTGCGCCTCGGTCATCGAGACATTGAAGTCGAAGTTGAAATCGCTGCTGGACGACGACGCCCAGGGAAACGTCCAGCCCATCCGGCGCCGGTATGCCAGCAGCTTGTCGAGCGGCGCGCGCGAAGCCGCCCAGAGCATCACGTCGTGATTGGCCAGGTGGATCGCAATGCCGTTGAAGCTATCGGCAATCGACGAGCAGGATGGGCACCCGGCCTTGTAGTCGGGGCCGAACATGAAGTGGTAGACCAGCAGTTGCGATCGCCCCCAGAACAGGTCCGCCAGCGATGCGCTGCCCTGCTCGGTATCGAACCGGTATGCCTTGTCCACGCGCACCCATGGCAGTGCCTGACGCTGGCGCGCCAGTTCGTCGCTGCGGCGCGTCAGTTCTTTCTCCGCCTTGAGCAGAGCGAGCCGTGCGGCCAGCCATTGTTCGCGCGTCCCGGTGGAATGTGTGGTCATCGTCGCTCCCTCCAATGCAGTAGGTATCCCTGTGCTAGATTAGGCGCCTCCATCGCCAGTGCGGGAGTGACAAATATGTCGGGATTCGGATGGACTCGCTGATCACGGCTGCGGCGTTGGCGCTTGCAGCCGGCGACCCACTTGGCGCGCTCAATCGCGTAGCCCTGCGCGACGATCCCCCTGCACTCGCGCTGCGCGGCATCGCCATGGCGCAGCTTGGCGAATTCGCCCGCGCCAAGGCACTGCTACGCAGCGCCGCACGCGCCTTCGGCGCGAAGGAGGCAGTCTCCCGGGCGCGATGTATCGTTGCCGAGGCAGAAGTCGCACTGGCCTCGCGTGACCTGGGCTGGCGGACCAAATGGCTCGACGCGGCGCGCGTCACGCTGGAAGCGCATGGCGACCACGCCAACGCCGCATGCGCACGCTATCTGGAGCTTCGCCGTCAGTTGCTGACCGGACAGCTCGACGCGGCCGAGCACGCGCTGGACGCCATCGATCCCACGGCCTTGCCACCGGCATTGCGCGTCGCCCACGAGCTGGTTGCCGCCGGTGTTGCCATGCGGCGGCTGCGCACACAGGACGCCCGCTTGGCTTTGATCCGCGCCGAGATCTTCGCGCGGGATGCCGGCATCCCCGCGCTGCTCGCCGAGGTCCAGAGTGCCACCGCGCAACTCGATGCGCCGGCGGCCCGCCTGATCGCCCGTGGTGACATCCGATCCATTGGGCTCGATGAGGTGGCGTCGCTGCTGGCGTCTCCCACGCTCGTGGCCGACGCGTGCCGCCTGGCCGTGAGCAAGGCTGGCGCGGTGGTCTCGCTGGCGTCGCGTCCAGTGCTGTTCGCGCTGGCTCGCACGCTGGCGGAGGCATGGCCCGACGATGTCGCGCGCGACACGCTGATCGCGCACGCCTTCCGCACCCGTCATGCCGACGAAACGCTGCGCGCGCGACTGCGCGTGGAAATCGGCCGATTGCGTACGGTACTAAGTTCGATGGCCGGCATCCATGCAACGAAGCGCGGCTTCGCATTGGCGCCACGCCAAGCGACCGAAGTCGCGGTGCTGGCGCAGCCAGTCGAGGATGCGCATGCCATGCTGCTGGCCTGCCTTGCGGACGGCGAGGCTTGGTCAAGTTCCTCGCTGGCGCTCGCACTTGGCGCCAGCCAGCGCTCGATTCAGCGGGCGCTCGAAACACTGGCAGCCGCCGGCAAGGTGCAGTCGATCGGGCGCGGGCGCGCCCAGCGCTGGATCACCGCGCCGATGCCTGGATTCACGACAACCTTGTTACTCCACGTGCCGCTGCCAGGCGATTAGCATGAAATCCCGCTCAACGGATAACCATCATGAAACGAACCAACGCAACAATCCTCCGCGAATTCGGCCCCTTCCCTGGCGTCGAGCAAGTGAATGGCGTGACCTATGACGGCAAGCAGGTCTGGATGGCGGTTGGCAACAATCTGGTCGCGCTCGACCCAGCCACCGGCAAGACCCTGCAGACGATCGACGTCGCGGCACACGCCGGCACGGCATTCGATGGCCGGCATATCTTCCAGATCGGCGATGACCGCATCCGGAAAATCGACCCGGTGACGGGCCGCGTGCTGGCCACGATTCCAGCGCCCGGCGGCGGTGGCGACTCAGGGCTCGCCTGGGCCGAAGGCACGCTGTGGGTCGGCGAGTATCGCGAACGCAAGATCCATCAGATTGATCCGGAGACCGGCGCCATCCTGCGCACCATCACCTCTGACCGTTTCGTCACGGGGGTCAGCTGGGTGGACGGCACGCTCTGGCACGGCGCCGGTGAGGGCGATCAGGGCGCGCTGCGTCGTATCGACGCGGCAACCGGTGAAGTGCTGGAACAGATCGACATGCCTCCCGGCGTGATGGTGTCGGGGCTCGAGTCTGATGGGAAGGAGCAGTTCTTCTGCGGCGGCGGCGCCAGCAGCAAGCTGCGCGTCGTGCGTCGCCCTGCCCGCGAATGATGTGAGGTTTAGCGGAGTGAGGGGCTGGAGCCCACGCAAGGGCTCCAGCCCGATGCAGGATCAGTAACCGTAGTACGGCTGCGGTGCGTAGTTGACCGGGGCTGCGCCACGGCACGGCACATACGCGCCGTCATAGCTGCGATAGCAGTAGCCCGGGGGTACTTGCGGCGCTGCGTAGGCCACGGGCTGCGGCGGCGCGTAAACCGGGGCCGGCGCAGCCATCACTGGCTGGCTGCTGGCCACCAGCGCGCCAATCGCCAATCCCGCGACGGCCGCCACGGCCAGCGCCGCGCCTGCCGAACTTCCACCGCCACCGTGGTAGCCGCCACGATAGTAACGATCATGCGCCGAAGCCGAGCCCGCGACCAGCATGGCGGCGCTCAGGACGGCAATACCGGTATAACGAATCGACTTGCGCATTTCAGACTCCTTGACGGCCAATGATTGGCCTCGCTTGTACGACTCCATCATGGACGAGGAACCATTACATTGGGTTACGGGATCGTGAGCAGATGTTAATGGCGGGGCATTTCTGGGGCGGATGAAATCCGCCGTTGCAATTGCTGCAACTACAGCAACACCTTGCCCCGCCATCAGGCGCCAGTTGACAGCCGGGGCCGCACTGCAAATACTGCCGGCACGCAGCGCCTCAGCCCCGATACCCCCGAGACGGTGCAGGCAGTTCGAATCGTCGCAGTTCATTTCCCCTACTCATTGCCCAACAGGGCCCAATCAGGGACGACCATGATCAGACGCCGCCTTATCATTGCCGCCGCAGCCGCGACTGCGCTCGCCGCCTGCGCCTCAGGTATTTCGAACGCCCCCGCCCCGGCGCCGCAGCCGGCCACCACCGGCAGCCATGCCCCTGGCAAGACCGAAGTGCTCTGGCTCGGCCAGGCCGCCACGCGCATCACCACGCCCGGCGGCAAGGTCATCGTCATCGACCCCTGGCTGACCGGCAATCCGAAGACGCCGCCCGCGTTCAAGCAACTCTCCGCGCTGGGCAAGGTCGACATGATCCTGCTCACCCACGCCCACGGCGACCATCTCGGGGATGCGCCGGCAATCGCCACGACGCAGCACGTGCCGATCTGGAATGGCGGCGGCATGGGCCCGCAACTGGTCAGCCTTGGTCTGGTGACCTCGGATCTGGTGCAACCGTTTGGCAAGAGCGGCACTGTCATGCCATTCGGACCTAACGGTCCGAAGATCACCGCCGTCCACGCCGAGCATTCGTCCGAGCTGGTCTGGAAGAATCCGGCCACGAACAAGAACGAAAGCCACTACGGCGGCGAGCCGGTCGGCTACATCATCGAGATGGAGAATGGCTTCAAGATCTGGCACATGGGCGATACCGGACTGTTCAGCGATATGAAGCTGATCGCCGAACGCTACAAGCCAGATCTGGCCATGATCCCGATCGGCGGGCATTACACGATGGGCCCGCAGGACGCGGCGATAGCCGTGCGCGATTTCATCAAGCCGAGGTATGCCATTCCGATGCACTACGGCACGTCGCCGATGCTGCGCGGCACGCCTGACGAGTTCAAGGCCGCGCTCGGGGCCGGAGCCACCACGGCGGTAATCGTGCCCGATCCCGGCCAGCAGGTCGCGTTCTAAGGAGCGATGCCGCAATCCGTGGCATCGCTCCTGCCTTCAGATCGAGATCATGACAGCACAAGCCCAGGACACACCGCACCCGGCACGCACCCAATCACTGCCGAGCCGCCACGACTTCGCAACGACGGTGGCGCGCCTCAAGGACGCGCTT
This genomic interval from Cupriavidus metallidurans CH34 contains the following:
- a CDS encoding Vgb family protein, encoding MKRTNATILREFGPFPGVEQVNGVTYDGKQVWMAVGNNLVALDPATGKTLQTIDVAAHAGTAFDGRHIFQIGDDRIRKIDPVTGRVLATIPAPGGGGDSGLAWAEGTLWVGEYRERKIHQIDPETGAILRTITSDRFVTGVSWVDGTLWHGAGEGDQGALRRIDAATGEVLEQIDMPPGVMVSGLESDGKEQFFCGGGASSKLRVVRRPARE
- a CDS encoding DUF4382 domain-containing protein — translated: MKTVARAALIAVPFVSMLTACGGGGDGGSGSNSGTTGNGTLQVSMTDAPSCGFDHVFVTVNKVRVNTSSSAGDNDAGWTDITMASPQKIDLLTLTNGVLADLGRAPLPAGQYQQIRLVLAANQGNTPANSVVVTGTTTEQPLDTPSATQSGFKIIQPFTVQPNTLVDLVLDFNACKSIVQRGNGTFSLKPVVTAIPMVVSGSITGNVATAQAGAQVFAEQNGQVVRGTVADGNGQFVLSPLVQSSTNGTYDVVIVDNQVPTGHATGIIRSVPVTATQTTTISTAGAPFTLPTSATSTAAGTTTPAAQASLRALQTIGSASYEITSTNANLDTGAYSLALPAAAPLVGTYGTPLPITLQSITAVAGKYSIQATSAAGVTQNTPVNVSSANQSGIDFNF
- a CDS encoding DUF899 domain-containing protein — its product is MTTHSTGTREQWLAARLALLKAEKELTRRSDELARQRQALPWVRVDKAYRFDTEQGSASLADLFWGRSQLLVYHFMFGPDYKAGCPSCSSIADSFNGIAIHLANHDVMLWAASRAPLDKLLAYRRRMGWTFPWASSSSSDFNFDFNVSMTEAQQRAGDAEYNYERGRRKLDTAQPPEPLKTFAATCGTDAATFSRDLPGLSAFVIEDNVIYHTYSTYARGLDGLWGMYQWLDRAPRGRNEAGPWWKRHDEYADPAPA
- a CDS encoding metal-dependent hydrolase yields the protein MIRRRLIIAAAAATALAACASGISNAPAPAPQPATTGSHAPGKTEVLWLGQAATRITTPGGKVIVIDPWLTGNPKTPPAFKQLSALGKVDMILLTHAHGDHLGDAPAIATTQHVPIWNGGGMGPQLVSLGLVTSDLVQPFGKSGTVMPFGPNGPKITAVHAEHSSELVWKNPATNKNESHYGGEPVGYIIEMENGFKIWHMGDTGLFSDMKLIAERYKPDLAMIPIGGHYTMGPQDAAIAVRDFIKPRYAIPMHYGTSPMLRGTPDEFKAALGAGATTAVIVPDPGQQVAF